A genomic stretch from Pseudomonas sp. MUP55 includes:
- a CDS encoding DUF3742 family protein, producing the protein MTTQTSQGVASRLGYGLGQAVRLVWCSQSRTLRWVKRLAVALVLLYFSVGMFHWIASVFMGVLATVLILLAIVKGDFSILEGQPGAVESEDGFRYGLSGYGQYSNGARIDSDDE; encoded by the coding sequence ATGACCACGCAGACCTCTCAGGGAGTAGCAAGTCGCTTAGGCTATGGCCTGGGTCAGGCTGTGCGCCTCGTTTGGTGCAGTCAGAGCCGCACGTTGCGTTGGGTCAAGCGTCTGGCGGTGGCGTTGGTGCTGTTGTATTTTTCAGTGGGGATGTTTCATTGGATTGCCAGTGTATTCATGGGTGTCCTGGCCACAGTGCTGATTTTACTAGCAATCGTGAAAGGGGATTTTTCTATCCTAGAAGGTCAGCCTGGGGCCGTTGAGTCGGAAGATGGCTTCCGATACGGCCTATCTGGTTATGGTCAATATTCGAACGGTGCACGGATTGACTCTGATGATGAATAG
- a CDS encoding conjugal transfer protein TraG N-terminal domain-containing protein has protein sequence MTLYTNDYLEYYLTLVGWIINNGIWAMISDTGLFALPFCIIVIREWLKVRGEGADEGNKGVLSLARIETNIYVGYIVVAFFAVPAVNVSFDTLAFDQSRAQQCQYNLPKPTDTGWNTTFSSLAGKSAQMPMWWALMHALSKGLTSGAVAAIPCGTDLRQVRMEVSNTKINNPLLAQEIGDFTHDCYGPSRARLFMRQPELGAQGNDPRFAKELSWIGSHYLLNTSGYYDTDYSKTPRASWPYSSSRDVGLPQVSGGGGYPTCKQWWSDSGVGLRDRIKAQVSPDLMTKMLGWAKWLSPEDVTDSLVRQLVSPSNQVKGDVYTDYGGQINGTVWNGAARAAGTLGVALGTMAYFPAMDMVRQALPMVMAFLKMAMVICIPLVLIVGAYQLQVAMTLTVMFFALIFVDFWFQLARWVDSTILDALYGAGSPYLSFDPVMGLNTATQDAILNFVMGAMFIILPVFWMGALGWAGVKAGSVLGGLQTGTDGVQKAGSQGGGLAKQALGDISSKKP, from the coding sequence GTGACGCTCTACACCAATGACTATTTAGAGTACTACCTGACGTTGGTCGGTTGGATCATCAACAATGGTATCTGGGCGATGATTTCAGATACCGGTCTATTCGCCCTCCCCTTCTGCATCATCGTTATTCGAGAGTGGCTGAAAGTCCGTGGTGAGGGGGCCGATGAGGGCAACAAAGGCGTTCTCTCACTGGCACGTATCGAAACCAATATCTACGTTGGCTACATCGTAGTCGCATTCTTCGCTGTACCAGCCGTCAATGTGAGTTTTGATACCTTGGCATTTGACCAGAGTAGAGCTCAGCAATGTCAATACAACTTACCTAAACCCACAGACACAGGCTGGAACACAACATTCAGCTCACTGGCAGGAAAGAGTGCCCAGATGCCAATGTGGTGGGCATTAATGCATGCATTATCAAAGGGATTAACCAGTGGCGCTGTAGCAGCAATTCCCTGCGGGACTGATCTACGGCAAGTACGCATGGAAGTTAGCAACACCAAGATCAACAACCCGCTATTGGCTCAGGAAATTGGCGACTTTACGCACGATTGCTATGGACCCTCCCGTGCCAGATTATTCATGCGCCAACCCGAATTGGGAGCGCAAGGGAATGACCCTCGTTTTGCAAAAGAACTCAGCTGGATTGGTTCGCACTATTTATTGAACACCTCGGGATATTACGACACGGACTACTCCAAAACTCCAAGGGCCTCATGGCCCTATAGCTCATCTCGCGATGTGGGTTTACCACAAGTGAGTGGAGGTGGAGGCTATCCAACTTGCAAACAATGGTGGTCGGATAGCGGAGTGGGACTGCGGGATCGTATCAAGGCTCAAGTGTCGCCGGACCTCATGACGAAAATGCTCGGATGGGCAAAGTGGCTATCCCCGGAAGATGTGACTGACTCGCTTGTTCGGCAACTGGTCTCGCCGTCGAACCAGGTGAAAGGGGATGTTTATACGGATTACGGGGGGCAAATCAACGGAACCGTGTGGAATGGAGCAGCCCGGGCAGCAGGGACTCTGGGAGTTGCATTAGGAACTATGGCCTATTTCCCAGCGATGGACATGGTTCGCCAAGCGCTACCGATGGTCATGGCTTTTTTGAAAATGGCGATGGTGATCTGCATTCCGTTGGTATTAATAGTCGGAGCTTACCAACTTCAAGTTGCTATGACCTTGACCGTGATGTTTTTTGCCCTGATCTTCGTGGACTTCTGGTTTCAACTAGCAAGATGGGTAGACAGCACAATACTCGACGCATTGTATGGAGCAGGATCACCATATCTTTCATTTGATCCTGTAATGGGATTGAACACTGCCACTCAGGATGCAATTTTAAACTTCGTGATGGGAGCAATGTTCATTATTCTGCCAGTGTTTTGGATGGGCGCCCTAGGTTGGGCGGGAGTTAAGGCAGGCTCGGTACTGGGCGGGCTACAAACAGGTACAGACGGGGTTCAAAAAGCTGGCTCCCAAGGAGGTGGCCTAGCGAAACAGGCCCTGGGTGACATTTCAAGCAAAAAACCTTAG
- a CDS encoding integrating conjugative element protein: MKLTTLAIGLACSLSSAIALSADPINVSSSGSVIGDNVLYSIGGGNAVTMGSAGNMDSISVGGGWNTNLICGNMSLSTTLENQLNGATSGFKNIMSSVVQSATSAVASLPALILQRANPALYNLITNGILQARLDFDRSKGTCRAIGEKMADIAGNQMGWGKLAEGQAMSQALTSNTDAVSAVEQVEKKGGNDGVTWVGGDRAGGSGQKPIRIVGDVTKAGYNLLNKRAAGDTASISKANCNNGMVCNVWSSPQEATTFANRVLGEQQQQTCDSCPKTVTAAGVGLTPLIQETYDTKLKALQELLSGSKTLSLENLEAASSNSLPITRGVVAALKDERDQDVLARRLASEVALSDVLEKALTLQRTLMAGSREPNVAANDLAVQAVGQQSSSLQQEIGNLKMELDMRQQLAKNSPLTIIERSKARAEDSRGVSPGAPETNRLDQLQSPAQNKQ; encoded by the coding sequence ATGAAACTCACTACCTTGGCGATAGGGCTCGCCTGCAGCCTCAGCAGTGCAATAGCGCTCTCTGCTGATCCAATCAACGTCTCATCCTCCGGAAGCGTCATTGGGGACAACGTGCTGTATAGCATTGGCGGCGGCAACGCAGTCACCATGGGGAGCGCAGGTAACATGGATAGTATTTCTGTGGGAGGCGGTTGGAATACCAATCTAATCTGCGGAAACATGAGCCTGAGCACAACCCTTGAAAACCAATTGAATGGTGCCACTTCCGGCTTCAAAAACATCATGAGCTCGGTGGTACAGAGCGCCACCAGCGCCGTGGCTTCGCTGCCGGCACTGATTCTTCAACGTGCGAACCCGGCGCTATACAACCTCATCACCAACGGCATTTTGCAGGCCCGCCTGGACTTCGACCGCTCCAAAGGCACCTGCCGCGCCATTGGCGAAAAGATGGCGGATATCGCCGGTAACCAAATGGGCTGGGGCAAGCTTGCTGAAGGTCAGGCTATGAGTCAGGCGCTAACATCCAACACAGACGCAGTATCGGCGGTGGAACAAGTCGAAAAGAAAGGTGGAAACGATGGCGTCACTTGGGTTGGTGGTGATAGAGCAGGTGGTTCCGGTCAGAAGCCAATTCGTATCGTAGGCGACGTCACCAAGGCTGGCTACAACCTTCTGAACAAGCGCGCGGCCGGCGACACCGCATCCATCAGTAAAGCGAACTGCAACAACGGCATGGTGTGTAATGTCTGGTCATCGCCCCAGGAAGCCACCACCTTTGCCAATCGTGTCCTGGGTGAACAACAACAGCAGACCTGTGACAGTTGCCCTAAAACGGTGACAGCCGCAGGCGTCGGCCTCACGCCGCTGATCCAGGAAACATACGACACCAAGCTGAAGGCCCTGCAGGAACTGCTGAGCGGAAGCAAAACGCTGTCGCTAGAAAACCTGGAAGCAGCGAGCAGCAACTCGTTACCCATCACCCGAGGCGTTGTAGCAGCACTCAAGGATGAGCGCGACCAGGACGTACTCGCTCGCCGGCTTGCCTCCGAAGTCGCGTTGTCCGATGTGTTGGAGAAAGCTCTGACCCTACAGCGCACCTTGATGGCAGGCAGTCGGGAACCGAACGTCGCGGCTAATGACCTCGCCGTCCAGGCAGTCGGCCAGCAGAGCTCCTCGCTGCAACAGGAGATCGGCAACCTCAAAATGGAACTGGACATGCGTCAGCAGCTCGCGAAGAACTCGCCTCTGACCATCATTGAACGCAGCAAAGCACGGGCAGAAGACTCTCGTGGCGTTTCCCCGGGAGCCCCAGAAACGAATCGATTGGACCAGTTGCAGTCACCCGCCCAGAACAAACAGTGA
- a CDS encoding TIGR03756 family integrating conjugative element protein: MRRSRFAIRPLSLAITFSLSFSASAAINSAAIIASTLSLTCLEYKVVGICYWLLCTPFGCKVKTSTKVRHYVPDAVVSAYANTGMNPWIEMSPLGTPNPMAQAGNDGTTNHVAENNIIKFKEADVIGHPGGAALSQFASASGYVCKGATLPLVPYFLSTLDPIAWRYGVPESVYPEALIPGMREVGSLLSASSWGNVYPRSGFLNQTDDYKTGAVIAQRAGDVVTRPGQVHVYLPMLALPYPGYWPAGPLREGDASTGKWQELTPVLNPTCATFPTIGPNIDAQDGGYAWALWRPYSCCQRRGQTFLGSTDFQ; the protein is encoded by the coding sequence ATGAGACGCTCACGTTTTGCGATCCGGCCTTTGTCGCTGGCTATCACTTTCAGCCTGTCATTCAGTGCATCGGCTGCGATCAACTCGGCAGCGATTATTGCCTCGACCCTGTCACTAACCTGCCTGGAGTACAAAGTGGTCGGCATCTGCTATTGGCTGCTCTGCACGCCATTCGGATGCAAAGTCAAAACCTCGACCAAGGTTCGTCACTACGTACCGGACGCTGTGGTGTCTGCATATGCGAATACCGGGATGAACCCTTGGATAGAGATGTCACCTCTTGGCACCCCGAATCCGATGGCCCAAGCGGGCAACGACGGCACTACCAATCACGTTGCCGAGAACAACATCATCAAATTTAAGGAAGCCGATGTCATCGGCCATCCGGGTGGTGCGGCGTTGAGTCAGTTTGCCAGCGCCTCGGGCTATGTATGCAAAGGCGCAACCTTACCGCTTGTGCCTTACTTTCTAAGCACCCTTGACCCCATTGCTTGGCGATACGGCGTCCCGGAATCCGTATACCCCGAAGCACTCATTCCGGGCATGCGCGAAGTCGGTAGCCTGCTCTCAGCAAGCAGCTGGGGGAACGTCTACCCGCGTAGCGGCTTCCTTAACCAGACTGACGACTACAAAACGGGCGCAGTTATTGCGCAGCGTGCCGGCGACGTGGTTACCCGCCCAGGCCAGGTCCATGTCTACTTGCCGATGCTCGCCCTTCCCTACCCCGGTTACTGGCCCGCAGGGCCACTACGCGAAGGTGACGCCTCCACTGGTAAGTGGCAAGAGCTAACCCCAGTCCTCAACCCGACTTGCGCAACCTTTCCCACCATCGGTCCGAACATCGATGCGCAGGATGGCGGCTACGCCTGGGCACTCTGGCGCCCTTATTCGTGTTGCCAGCGTCGTGGACAGACCTTCCTCGGCAGTACGGACTTCCAATGA
- a CDS encoding TIGR03757 family integrating conjugative element protein, translating into MLQILAHLSETRRWLFSLLLLLSTASHAETWVITNRAHPVSAPSGARVIFLDDQQRLEEQLSNQLPADPRQAEAAIQRYLVSPAGKHLQNELAQAQQGVTDAWSLRVEKLPAVVVDRRYVVYGEPDVAKAVALIERARSLSR; encoded by the coding sequence ATGCTCCAGATCCTTGCCCACCTTAGCGAAACGCGGCGCTGGCTGTTTTCACTGCTACTGCTCTTGTCCACTGCGTCCCACGCGGAGACGTGGGTCATTACAAACCGAGCACATCCAGTATCCGCACCTTCTGGCGCTCGCGTCATCTTCCTGGATGATCAGCAGCGCCTTGAAGAACAACTTTCCAACCAACTACCCGCCGATCCACGCCAGGCAGAAGCGGCCATTCAACGCTACCTGGTCAGCCCTGCAGGGAAGCATCTGCAAAACGAGCTGGCCCAAGCCCAGCAGGGCGTCACAGACGCCTGGAGCCTGCGAGTCGAAAAACTCCCAGCCGTGGTCGTAGATCGGCGCTACGTCGTGTACGGCGAGCCTGACGTAGCTAAAGCCGTCGCGTTGATTGAACGAGCGCGGAGCCTTTCACGATGA
- a CDS encoding translesion error-prone DNA polymerase V autoproteolytic subunit has translation MSATLLGPIAGGGHSLPMYSNPVSAGFPSPAADHLEKLISLDELFEIRAPHVYLAKIQGDSMQGIGIFSGDLVIVDRSKTARHGDIVIAALNAECVCKRLHYRDGQVILMAENPKYPPRYVMEGDELVIWGVVNYSVRDHER, from the coding sequence ATGAGCGCGACCCTTCTTGGTCCCATCGCTGGCGGTGGTCATTCCCTGCCGATGTACTCCAATCCTGTCTCGGCTGGATTTCCATCGCCGGCGGCTGATCATCTGGAAAAGTTGATTTCGCTGGATGAGCTTTTTGAAATCCGTGCACCACACGTTTACCTAGCTAAGATCCAGGGCGACAGTATGCAAGGGATCGGCATTTTCAGCGGTGACCTGGTGATTGTTGACCGAAGCAAAACGGCCCGTCATGGCGATATCGTTATTGCGGCGCTCAATGCCGAGTGCGTGTGCAAGCGTCTGCACTATCGAGATGGCCAAGTGATTTTGATGGCTGAAAATCCTAAGTATCCCCCCAGGTACGTAATGGAAGGCGACGAGCTTGTGATATGGGGTGTGGTCAACTACAGCGTGCGCGACCATGAACGTTAA
- the umuC gene encoding translesion error-prone DNA polymerase V subunit UmuC, giving the protein MNVKVDLNPALPIFALADCNSFYASCERVFRPDLASTPIVVLSNNDGCVIARSYDAKPFVKMGAPYFQIKDTLRRHGIMAFSSNYALYGQMSERVMTLIESMVSDSEVYSIDEIFCDLTGMPVDLTEFGRKIRAKVLKHTGIPVGVGIAHTKTLAKLANHTAKRLQAQTGGVVDLCDPFKRDWVLRNTAVEEVWGIGRRMTAHMQALGIRTAMDLAKADPLLLGRKFSVVLEKTVRELAGTSCLALEEAPPAKQEICCSRMFGMRLETIEPIKEAVATYAQRASEKLRAQHSLCKKIRVSIRTGMFNPDEARYANGVVVELPYPTNDVRLITKAATQAVERLFRPGFRYSKAEILLMDLRQPGEFTDDLFAHTQPAAADKVMNVLDEINNRWGRGTLRAAAVPAAPAWAMRRELMSPNYTTRLDQLWMVNAN; this is encoded by the coding sequence ATGAACGTTAAGGTCGACCTCAACCCCGCCTTGCCAATTTTCGCGCTCGCGGATTGCAACAGCTTCTACGCCAGTTGCGAGCGTGTCTTCCGACCGGACCTGGCGAGCACGCCCATCGTGGTATTGAGTAACAACGATGGTTGCGTAATCGCACGCAGCTATGACGCGAAACCTTTCGTCAAAATGGGCGCGCCCTATTTCCAGATCAAGGACACGTTGCGACGTCACGGCATCATGGCCTTCAGCAGCAACTACGCGCTGTACGGGCAAATGTCCGAAAGAGTAATGACGCTGATTGAATCGATGGTGAGCGACAGCGAGGTCTATTCCATCGATGAAATATTCTGCGACCTGACCGGTATGCCCGTCGACCTCACAGAATTTGGGCGAAAGATCCGTGCCAAGGTCCTAAAGCACACCGGTATCCCGGTGGGTGTGGGCATTGCCCACACCAAAACCCTGGCAAAACTGGCCAATCACACGGCAAAACGCCTGCAGGCGCAAACCGGCGGTGTCGTGGATTTGTGCGATCCGTTCAAACGCGACTGGGTGTTGCGCAACACCGCCGTAGAAGAGGTCTGGGGCATCGGTCGACGCATGACAGCGCACATGCAGGCCTTGGGCATCCGCACGGCCATGGACTTGGCCAAGGCGGATCCGCTCCTACTCGGCCGCAAATTCAGCGTCGTCCTTGAGAAAACCGTGCGCGAGCTCGCCGGCACTTCGTGCCTGGCCCTGGAAGAGGCGCCGCCGGCCAAGCAGGAGATCTGCTGCAGCAGAATGTTCGGCATGCGCCTGGAGACGATCGAGCCGATAAAAGAGGCGGTGGCCACCTACGCGCAGCGGGCTTCGGAGAAGTTGCGGGCTCAGCATTCACTGTGCAAAAAGATCCGCGTGAGCATCCGTACCGGCATGTTTAACCCCGATGAGGCTCGTTACGCTAACGGCGTGGTCGTGGAGCTACCCTACCCTACCAATGACGTGCGTTTGATCACCAAGGCCGCGACACAGGCGGTGGAACGCCTGTTCCGCCCTGGGTTCCGATACAGCAAGGCTGAGATTTTGTTGATGGACCTTCGTCAACCAGGTGAATTCACCGACGACCTGTTCGCGCACACGCAGCCAGCTGCAGCGGACAAGGTGATGAACGTTCTCGATGAAATCAACAACCGGTGGGGCCGCGGAACGCTGCGCGCTGCAGCGGTGCCGGCGGCGCCGGCCTGGGCGATGCGTCGTGAGTTGATGAGCCCGAACTACACCACCAGGCTTGATCAGCTCTGGATGGTAAATGCCAATTGA
- a CDS encoding helix-turn-helix transcriptional regulator: MPTIAVRLKSERKRLELTQAEMAERCGISREIWCRYEHGKGLPGSEVLQAFLKAGGNVHFVLSGESPAEETLLIERFRACPKVLQDAILRALKTEH; the protein is encoded by the coding sequence ATGCCGACCATTGCAGTAAGGCTCAAAAGTGAACGCAAGCGGCTGGAACTCACGCAAGCTGAAATGGCTGAACGTTGCGGCATATCACGGGAGATTTGGTGTCGGTACGAGCACGGTAAGGGGCTTCCAGGTAGCGAAGTGCTGCAAGCCTTCTTGAAGGCGGGAGGCAACGTTCACTTTGTCTTATCAGGAGAATCACCTGCGGAGGAAACGTTGTTGATCGAGCGTTTCAGGGCATGTCCAAAAGTGCTGCAAGACGCCATCTTGCGGGCATTGAAAACAGAACACTGA
- a CDS encoding isocitrate lyase/phosphoenolpyruvate mutase family protein — translation MTPLSAVFRNLHQDNLLVLANVSDAGSARIVESVGSKAVATSSAAVAWAHGYQDGNQLPLKLLTTTVESMVRVLTVPLTVDVEGGYSDDLESVAKVIDCVVSTGAVGINIEDGTGSTDLILRKIEMAKKVANKHGIDLFVNVRTDVYLRCLVEPARQLAETLFRASLFEQAGADGIFAAGMVEENDIATLCEATRLPVNLLAWNGQPSMDQLKSLGVNRLSAGSSIAEFLYGANKAIATSFLRTGKLFEYPLDAYTYSDLNSLMAAKKNT, via the coding sequence ATGACGCCACTAAGTGCGGTTTTTCGCAACCTTCACCAAGATAATTTGTTGGTACTCGCCAACGTGAGCGATGCTGGCAGCGCACGTATTGTCGAGAGCGTAGGGAGTAAGGCTGTCGCGACCAGCAGCGCCGCCGTTGCTTGGGCACATGGATACCAAGATGGCAATCAACTTCCCCTAAAATTGCTGACTACTACAGTTGAGTCAATGGTTCGAGTGCTTACAGTCCCCCTCACGGTCGATGTCGAAGGGGGCTATTCCGATGACCTTGAGTCGGTTGCTAAAGTTATTGACTGCGTAGTTAGCACTGGAGCCGTAGGCATAAACATTGAGGACGGAACAGGCAGCACCGATCTGATTTTGCGAAAAATCGAAATGGCAAAGAAGGTAGCAAACAAGCATGGAATCGACCTGTTCGTGAACGTACGAACTGACGTTTATCTGCGATGTTTAGTAGAACCAGCGCGACAATTGGCAGAGACCCTCTTCCGTGCATCGCTGTTCGAGCAAGCAGGTGCAGACGGCATTTTTGCGGCTGGAATGGTTGAGGAAAACGACATTGCTACACTGTGCGAGGCAACGCGGCTACCTGTCAACCTGCTTGCCTGGAACGGCCAGCCCAGTATGGATCAATTGAAGAGTCTAGGCGTCAACCGGCTAAGCGCCGGATCCAGCATCGCTGAGTTCTTATACGGTGCCAACAAGGCGATAGCAACGAGCTTCTTGCGAACGGGGAAGCTTTTCGAGTATCCATTGGACGCATATACCTACAGCGACCTGAATAGCCTTATGGCAGCAAAAAAAAACACCTAG
- a CDS encoding methylated-DNA--[protein]-cysteine S-methyltransferase — translation MRSYNHALPPRSEMVNAMLCSDTAYEGVFFTAVKTTGIFCRPTCSARKPKPENVEFFSQADKAMAAGYRPCLRCKPLDLAASAPDWVKGLLASISASPNARWTDAELTTRGIDPLRLRRWFKQNFGMTFHAWMRSRRLGVALGRISSGETLDNTAFDLGYESLSGFRDAFKKTFQIPPGKAAETPLLLYRHLTTPLGPMIAMAEERGLVLLEFLDRPALTAELNELRGRHGYSIAPGEHLFIKQIEVQLKLYFDGKLKRFSVPLHMPGSSFDRLVWAELLKIDYGTISTYGAIARGIGKPGASQAVGNANGHNRLSIVVPCHRVIATNGSLAGYGGGQPRKEFLLRLEKTALQMTQQNEFLLN, via the coding sequence ATGAGATCTTACAATCACGCTCTTCCGCCCAGAAGCGAGATGGTGAATGCGATGCTATGCAGCGACACCGCCTATGAGGGCGTTTTTTTCACTGCTGTCAAAACTACAGGTATTTTTTGCCGCCCTACATGTAGTGCACGTAAGCCAAAGCCCGAAAATGTAGAGTTTTTTTCGCAGGCTGACAAAGCGATGGCAGCAGGTTATCGGCCTTGCTTACGATGCAAGCCATTGGATCTCGCGGCTTCCGCGCCAGATTGGGTCAAGGGGCTGCTAGCTTCTATATCTGCATCACCTAACGCTCGCTGGACTGATGCTGAACTAACTACGCGTGGTATCGATCCACTACGCTTACGCAGGTGGTTCAAACAAAATTTTGGCATGACTTTTCACGCATGGATGCGTTCTAGAAGGCTCGGTGTCGCCCTAGGCCGGATCTCTTCGGGCGAAACGCTGGATAACACAGCATTTGACTTAGGGTACGAGTCATTGAGTGGCTTTAGAGATGCTTTCAAAAAAACATTTCAAATTCCCCCTGGTAAGGCAGCTGAAACGCCGCTCCTGCTTTATCGCCATCTGACTACACCGTTGGGCCCAATGATTGCCATGGCAGAGGAACGAGGTTTGGTACTCCTCGAGTTTCTTGACCGCCCGGCCCTAACCGCTGAATTAAACGAATTGCGTGGGCGGCATGGGTATTCAATCGCGCCTGGCGAGCATCTCTTCATCAAGCAGATCGAAGTTCAACTAAAACTTTATTTTGATGGGAAGCTAAAAAGGTTTTCAGTACCGCTCCATATGCCAGGCAGCTCTTTTGACAGGCTTGTGTGGGCAGAGCTTCTAAAAATCGACTATGGAACCATTTCAACCTACGGTGCCATCGCTAGGGGCATTGGTAAGCCAGGTGCAAGCCAAGCAGTGGGCAATGCAAATGGACACAATCGCTTATCTATTGTTGTCCCCTGTCACCGTGTCATAGCGACAAATGGTTCACTCGCCGGATATGGCGGAGGACAGCCCCGGAAAGAGTTTTTACTGCGTTTGGAGAAGACTGCTTTGCAAATGACTCAACAGAACGAATTTCTGTTGAATTAG
- the tnpC gene encoding IS66 family transposase, producing MTSLPNLDHLTPEQLRALAAQLIQRVETLDHQVDTLGKTVETLDQQVETMGKTVETMGKKIKRDQTLIEKLTHEIAQLKRLKFAKRSEQMNPEQASLLDDLIDTDIAAIEAELQSLQAVITPAEKNQKPKRTALPAEFPRTLIHHKPDNTHCPCGCALKRIGEDVSEKLDYTPGVFTVERHVRGKWVCDDCETLIQAPVPAQVIDKGIPTAGLLAHVMIAKFADHLPLYRQESIFGRAGLAIPRSTLAQWVGVTGVQLQPLVDALRDVVLGQQVIHADETPVQMLMPGTKKTHRSYVWAYATTQFSDVAAVVYDFSPSRAGEHARNFLQDWRGKLVCDDFGGYKASFELGVTEIGCMAHARRKFFELHATNKSTLAEQALRYIQLLYEIESEVRDLEPDLRRRIRQEKAVPVMNMLHAWMIAQRDLVPEGSAISRALDYSLKRWAALSRYLDDGAVPIDNNWAENQIRPWALGRKNWLFAGSLRSGKRAAAIMSLIQSARLNGHDQYAYLKDVLTRLPTQRASEIDQLLPHKWQPVELRKA from the coding sequence ATGACTTCGCTACCCAATCTTGATCACTTGACCCCTGAACAACTGCGCGCCTTGGCGGCGCAGTTGATACAGCGTGTCGAGACACTCGACCACCAGGTCGACACGCTGGGCAAGACGGTAGAAACGCTCGACCAACAAGTTGAGACGATGGGTAAAACCGTTGAGACGATGGGCAAGAAGATCAAACGTGATCAAACGCTGATCGAGAAACTGACCCACGAGATCGCGCAACTCAAGCGTTTGAAGTTTGCCAAACGCAGCGAGCAGATGAATCCCGAGCAGGCCAGTTTGCTCGATGACCTGATCGATACCGATATTGCAGCGATTGAAGCAGAGCTTCAAAGCTTGCAGGCAGTGATAACTCCAGCCGAGAAAAATCAGAAGCCCAAGCGCACCGCATTACCGGCTGAATTTCCACGCACGCTGATCCATCACAAACCGGACAACACTCACTGCCCATGTGGCTGTGCCCTCAAGCGCATCGGCGAGGACGTCAGCGAGAAGCTGGACTACACGCCCGGCGTATTTACCGTTGAACGCCATGTGCGTGGCAAATGGGTCTGCGATGACTGCGAAACGCTGATCCAGGCACCTGTTCCGGCGCAGGTTATTGATAAGGGCATCCCGACTGCGGGCCTGCTGGCCCACGTAATGATTGCCAAGTTTGCCGACCACCTGCCGCTTTACCGTCAAGAATCGATCTTTGGCCGAGCGGGCCTGGCGATTCCACGCTCAACCTTGGCTCAATGGGTTGGCGTGACCGGGGTTCAGTTGCAGCCGCTGGTTGATGCGCTGCGCGACGTGGTACTCGGGCAGCAGGTTATTCATGCCGATGAAACACCGGTGCAGATGCTCATGCCGGGAACGAAGAAAACCCACCGCTCCTATGTTTGGGCCTATGCCACCACCCAGTTCTCAGATGTGGCAGCGGTGGTTTACGACTTCAGCCCCAGCCGCGCCGGAGAGCATGCTCGCAACTTCCTGCAAGACTGGAGGGGCAAGCTGGTCTGCGACGATTTTGGCGGCTACAAGGCCAGCTTTGAACTCGGCGTGACCGAGATCGGCTGCATGGCTCATGCACGGCGCAAGTTCTTCGAACTGCACGCTACGAATAAAAGCACGCTCGCCGAGCAAGCCCTGCGCTATATCCAGTTGCTGTACGAAATTGAAAGTGAAGTCCGCGACCTGGAGCCGGATTTAAGGCGCAGAATACGGCAAGAAAAAGCTGTACCTGTGATGAACATGCTGCACGCCTGGATGATCGCCCAGCGTGACCTCGTGCCCGAAGGCTCAGCCATCAGCAGAGCACTCGATTACAGCCTGAAACGCTGGGCAGCGCTGTCGCGCTACCTTGATGACGGGGCCGTACCCATAGACAACAACTGGGCAGAGAACCAGATCCGGCCTTGGGCGCTTGGACGCAAGAACTGGCTCTTTGCAGGGTCGTTGCGCAGCGGCAAACGAGCTGCGGCGATTATGAGCCTGATCCAGTCAGCACGGCTGAATGGTCATGACCAATACGCCTATTTAAAGGATGTTCTGACGCGCCTACCGACACAGCGGGCGAGTGAGATTGATCAGTTGTTGCCGCATAAGTGGCAGCCAGTGGAATTACGCAAGGCGTGA